The sequence CCCGCCGTCGTCCGTGGGCCGCACCACCCGCGACTCCTTCACGTAGGGCATGAAGAGCCGGTACGACTCCTGGTCCTCCAGCGTCGCCTGGATTTGCGCCGCGCTCGCCTTGAGCTCCCCTTCCGCCCAGATGTCCTTGGCCTTCGTCCCCGGGCGGGGCCGCACCTTGATGAGGAAGGGCGTCGTCGCCACCGTCTCCCATTCCTGTGCCCCCGCCACGCCCGCCGCCAGCACCGCGCCCGCCACCAGGGCCGCGCCCCACCGTCGCGTCATTCCCAACATGTGTCCGCCCTCCGGTCCCGCGCGCTTCCCGGCCCTTCGCGGCGCGTGCGGCACCTGTATCCCATCTTTCCGACACCTGGACGACCCGGGCCTGCCCACGAGCTGACGCGGACACACGGGCCGCTCGACTTTGCGTGGAAGCCTTGGCAAGCCTTGCTCCCATGCGTCCTCACTTCTCCGGTCCCCCGCCCGAGCGCGGCCTGTTCTGCAACCGCACCCTCAACATGCGCGCCATCAAGGCCGTGGGCTACGACATGGACTACACGCTCATCCACTATCGGGTGGAAGCGTGGGAACGCCGCGCCTACGAGTACATTCGCGACCGGCTGGTGGAACAGGGCTGGCCCGTGGCCGACCTGACGTTCGATCCGATGCTCGCCATCCGCGGGCTCATCATCGACACGGCCAAGGGCAACCTCCTCAAGGCCAACCGCTTCGGCTTCGTGAAGAAGGCCCTCCACGGCAGCCGCCCCATGGACTTCGAGTCCCAGCGCGAGGCCTACAACCGCACCGTCATCGACCTGGCGGACCGGCGCTGGGTGTTCCTCAACACGCTCTTCTCCCTCTCCGAGGCCTGCATCTACGCGCAGCTCGTGGACCGCCTGGACGCCGGCCAGCTCCCCGGCCCCATGGGCTACGCGGACCTCTACGAGCACGTGCGCAAGAACCTGGACGCCACGCACATGCAGGGGCGCCTCAAGGCGGAAATCATCGCGGACCCCGAGCGCTACGTCATCGACGACCCGGAGACGCCGCTCGCGCTGCTGGACCAGAAGAACGCGGGCAAGAAACTGCTGCTCATCACCAACAGCGAGTGGGCCTACACGGAGCCCATGATGCACTTCGCCTTCGACCGGCACCTGCCCGAAGGCATGACCTGGCGCCAGCTCTTCGACGTCGTCATCGTCAGCGCGCGCAAGCCCGAGTTCTTCACCACCCGCTCCACCCTCTTCGAGGTGGTGGAGGCCAACGGCGAGGCGCTGCTGCGTCCGCACTCCGGACCGCTGGACAAGTACAAGCCCTACTTCGGCGGCAGCGCGCTGGAGCTGGAGCGGCACCTGGGCCTGTCCGGCGACGAAATCCTCTACGTGGGCGACCACATGTTCGGCGACGTGCACGTCACCAAGAACGTGCTGCGCTGGCGCACCGCGCTCATCCTGCGCGAGCTGGAGGACGAGGTGCGCGCCATCGCCGCGTTCCGAGCCACCGAGGTGCGCATTGGCGAGCGCATGCTCCAGAAGGAGCGCCTGGAGGCGGAGAGCTGCCAGGTGCGCCTGGAGCTGCAGCGCCGCCGCCACCAGTACGGCCCCCGCACGGACGTCGCGGAAGCGGACCTCGTCACGCGCCTCACGGAGCTGCGCACGGAGCTGGAGGCGCTGGACGCGGAGCTGGGCCCCATGGCCCGCGCGGCGGGCGAGCTGTCCAACCCGCACTGGGGCCTGCTCACCCGCGCCGGCAACGACAAGAGCCACCTGGCGCGGCAGGTGGAGCGCTACGCGGACATCTACACGTCGCGCGTGAGCAACTTCCTCTTCGCCACGCCGTTCGTGTACCTGCGCAGCCCGCGCGGCAGCCTCCCGCACGACCCCAG comes from Corallococcus macrosporus and encodes:
- a CDS encoding HAD-IG family 5'-nucleotidase, whose amino-acid sequence is MRPHFSGPPPERGLFCNRTLNMRAIKAVGYDMDYTLIHYRVEAWERRAYEYIRDRLVEQGWPVADLTFDPMLAIRGLIIDTAKGNLLKANRFGFVKKALHGSRPMDFESQREAYNRTVIDLADRRWVFLNTLFSLSEACIYAQLVDRLDAGQLPGPMGYADLYEHVRKNLDATHMQGRLKAEIIADPERYVIDDPETPLALLDQKNAGKKLLLITNSEWAYTEPMMHFAFDRHLPEGMTWRQLFDVVIVSARKPEFFTTRSTLFEVVEANGEALLRPHSGPLDKYKPYFGGSALELERHLGLSGDEILYVGDHMFGDVHVTKNVLRWRTALILRELEDEVRAIAAFRATEVRIGERMLQKERLEAESCQVRLELQRRRHQYGPRTDVAEADLVTRLTELRTELEALDAELGPMARAAGELSNPHWGLLTRAGNDKSHLARQVERYADIYTSRVSNFLFATPFVYLRSPRGSLPHDPSLPGGTPVFTTGDGAGSGPTE